One window of the Ananas comosus cultivar F153 linkage group 21, ASM154086v1, whole genome shotgun sequence genome contains the following:
- the LOC109726375 gene encoding uncharacterized protein LOC109726375 isoform X4 yields the protein MPFFTTARALRCSGGATASPHLHVATVAEATWRRALFYVVVVVVVVAAAEAVPPPSPPQSRTLERSFEMALSSKCIWFLLSHKAHGHSHTRVSGYHKFWKGSKEALPAKDSSIKEAISGKPVLKDAMKFFDADIFNDSKLREMEEGAEEFNVPAFRVNRKLVASVDGGLHNPSVLVFNSSWGGKEAPQDKRFDYPCLCNVKRPSNDEDIAFMTVLELGELIRTKQITSRELTDIFLKRLKRYDPVLEAVITFTEDLAYRQAKVADELLEQGKYLGPLHGIPYGLKDIIAVPHYKTTWGSKTFKDQVLDIEAWVYKRLKSAGAVLVAKLVSGSLAYDDIWFGGRTRNPWNIAEFSTGSSAGPAASTSAGLVPFAIGSETAGSITYPAARCGVTSLRPTFGTVGRSGVMSISESLDKLGPFCRSAVDCAVLIDTIRGKDPDDLSSRHVEFEDPFHVDLEKLTVGYLESAEIEVVDVLSSMGVKLVPFKLNYSVESVQSLLNITMDVDMLAHFDKWQRLGHDDEYEAQDQWPVELRRARLVPAVDYIQAQRTRGKLIREVRESFKVDAFIGNATDWELVCLGNLVGLPVVVVPTGFTTIEDPPKGGTRRRTTVTTGIYAPPDRDHIALALAMAYQSVTDHHLQRPPIDDLGPDDEIPVPPNTKP from the exons ATGCCATTTTTCACCACTGCGAGAGCACTCAGATGTAGCGGTGGCGCCACCGCATCGCCGCACCTCCACGTGGCGACGGTTGCGGAGGCCACGTGGCGCCGCGCCCTCTtctatgtcgtcgtcgtcgtcgtcgtcgtcgccgccgccgaggccgtGCCCCCTCCGTCGCCTCCCCAATCCCGAACCCTAGAGAGAAGCTTCGAAATG GCACTTTCTTCAAAATGCATCTGGTTTCTTTTATCACATAAAGCTCATGGCCATTCTCATACTCGCGTTTCCGGATATCATAAGTTTTGGAAG GGAAGTAAAGAGGCTCTTCCAGCGAAAGATTCCTCCATTAAAGAGGCTATTAGCGGCAAGCCTGTCTTGAAGGATGCAATGAAATTTTTCGATGCCGATATTTTCAATGACTCAAAG TTACGAGAAATGGAAGAGGGTGCAGAGGAATTTAACGTACCCGCGTTTCGAGTGAACCGTAAGTTGGTTGCATCTGTTGATGGAGGTTTGCATAATCCATCAGTTTTAGTATTTAATTCATCGTGGGGCGGGAAAGAAGCACCCCAAGATAAAAGATTTGATTATCCTTGTCTCTGTAATGTTAAGAGGCCAAGTAATGATGAGGATATTGCCTTTATGACT GTACTTGAACTAGGAGAGCTTATCAGGACTAAGCAAATAACTTCTCGAGAACTTACTGATATATTCCTCAAGAGATTAAAGAG GTATGATCCTGTTCTTGAAGCTGTGATCACCTTTACCGAGGATTTGGCATACCGTCAGGCAAAAGTGGCAGACGAGTTGCTTGAACAAGGAAAATATTTGG GCCCTCTTCACGGtataccttatggtttaaaagATATAATAGCAGTTCCCCACTATAAGACCACCTGGGGTTCAAAAACATTCAAAGATCAAGTTCTTGACATTGAGGCCTGGGTTTATAAAAG gcTAAAATCAGCTGGAGCCGTTCTTGTAGCTAAGCTCGTATCAGGTTCACTAGCCTATGATGATATCTGGTTTGGTGGAAGAACTCGGAACCCCTGGAATATTGCGGAATTCTCCACTGGTTCATCAGCAGGACCAGCGGCTAGTACCTCTGCAG GCCTGGTTCCATTTGCAATTGGATCGGAAACAGCAGGATCTATAACATATCCAGCTGCTCGCTGTGGAGTGACTTCCTTGCGCCCGACCTTTGGGACTGTCGGGCGAAGTGGAGTCATGAGTATTTCTGAGAGTTTG GATAAGCTTGGTCCTTTCTGCAGAAGTGCAGTAGACTGTGCTGTTCTCATAGACACAATCCGTGGGAAAGACCCAGATGACCTCTCTTCTCGTCATGTCGAATTTGAAGACCCGTTTCACGTTGACCTCGAAAAACTAACTGTTGGGTATCTCGAAAGTGCCGAGATAGAG GTTGTGGATGTTCTTTCCTCCATGGGTGTTAAGCTTGTTCCTTTCAAATTGAACTATTCGGTTGAGTCAGTTCAATCCCTTCTTAACATAACAATGGATGTTGATATGCTCGCACATTTTGACAAGTGGCAACGGTTAGGGCACGACGATGAATACGAAGCCCAGGATCAGTGGCCCGTGGAGCTTCGTCGTGCTCGATTGGTGCCTGCAGTTGACTATATACAA GCGCAGAGAACTCGAGGAAAACTGATAAGGGAAGTTCGCGAGAGCTTTAAAGTAGACGCATTCATCGGCAATGCGACTGACTGGGAACTGGTTTGCCTGGGAAATCTCGTCGGCCTGCCGGTGGTGGTCGTTCCAACAGGTTTCACGACCATCGAGGATCCGCCTAAAGGAGGGACCCGACGGCGAACCACGGTAACAACCGGCATATACGCTCCTCCCGACCGGGATCACATC GCTCTAGCTCTGGCAATGGCTTACCAATCAGTTACAGATCACCACCTGCAGCGGCCGCCCATCGACGATCTCGGACCTGACGACGAGATTCCGGTTCCGCCTAATACTAAACCATAG